One segment of Anatilimnocola aggregata DNA contains the following:
- a CDS encoding EF-hand domain-containing protein, with product MRLFDSNQNGSIEGGELAACPSLQAALPMIDRDGNGNLTAAEIEARLQQYGGQQIGLMPLQCTISRGGQPVANAHVQFVPEAFLKHAIQPASGKTDSQGVAWMKVAGSDTRAMQLGLYRVEITAPNDSGQETIPSQFNAQTTLGAEVATDNPNVESGLTFDLSSK from the coding sequence GTGAGACTATTCGATTCCAATCAAAACGGGTCCATCGAAGGGGGCGAACTGGCTGCCTGTCCCAGCTTGCAGGCAGCGCTGCCGATGATCGATCGGGATGGCAACGGCAACCTAACAGCTGCCGAAATCGAGGCCCGCTTGCAGCAATATGGTGGACAGCAGATTGGCTTGATGCCGCTGCAATGCACCATCAGTCGCGGCGGGCAACCCGTGGCGAATGCACACGTGCAGTTTGTCCCGGAAGCGTTTCTTAAACATGCCATTCAACCAGCGAGCGGCAAAACCGACTCCCAAGGCGTTGCCTGGATGAAGGTCGCTGGAAGCGACACGCGGGCGATGCAGTTGGGCTTGTATCGAGTTGAAATAACCGCTCCCAACGACTCTGGCCAGGAAACAATTCCGTCTCAGTTCAATGCCCAAACGACGCTCGGTGCCGAAGTGGCCACCGACAACCCCAATGTCGAGAGCGGATTGACATTTGATTTATCCAGCAAGTAA
- a CDS encoding sodium/solute symporter, with product MDYAPTFSAIAVFAFFVSIVLGISFYLGSKAKSAQGYYAAHGEIPWLVNGVAFAGDYLSAASFLGICGMIAFYGYDGFLYSIGFLAGWIVALLVIAEPLKRLGRFTFADALDSRFHSKGIKLAAAISTLVVSLFYLIPQMVGAGTLIKPLLGLPHYAGVISVGVVVVMIVVTAGMVSTTWVQFIKGGLLVVFCTMLTVMILQRGLTTEVKHLGKPQQDFFRSLSFDDFEKATGAEFKLLPRTGDWAGDAAKNFFLVENPDGRVRVWHKSKGLNSEQVREVQSAQTINGKFFVNGVMREKGKPETDFIPVGRVVSLPSGAKPGAPLGPLQYLSTFQQSEIETWSTLKLKDGDGFETAIYYPTVKTGNDLMLPGASPTFKGVRSPYLVDKLNFYSLMLALFCGTASLPHILIRYYTVKDESAARKSTVVGIGSIGFFYILTLYLGLGAMTSGVLDPTNTNMAAPLLAKHFGELSFAIISAIAFTTVLGTVSGLILAASGAVAHDLLENFFGVKMTDHEKVRAGKLAAVVVGAIAMVLGILFENFNVTFLVGWAFNIAASANLPALIMLLFWQRTTKQGITASILVGMFSSLAWVLLSGEAFKDLYGLKAENALVPFSQPALVTVPLGFLVLIVVSLLTPPQLEDMGEKARKAAAQ from the coding sequence ATGGACTACGCTCCCACCTTCTCGGCCATCGCGGTCTTTGCCTTTTTTGTTTCGATCGTGCTGGGGATTAGTTTTTATCTCGGCTCTAAGGCGAAATCGGCACAGGGCTACTACGCCGCTCACGGCGAAATTCCCTGGCTGGTGAACGGCGTGGCCTTTGCCGGCGATTATCTTTCCGCTGCCTCGTTCCTGGGCATTTGCGGCATGATTGCGTTCTATGGATATGACGGCTTTCTCTACTCGATTGGTTTCCTCGCGGGCTGGATTGTCGCCCTGTTGGTGATTGCCGAGCCCTTGAAACGACTCGGCCGATTCACCTTTGCCGACGCTCTCGATAGCCGCTTTCACAGCAAGGGAATCAAACTGGCCGCCGCCATCAGCACGCTGGTCGTCAGCCTGTTCTATCTCATTCCTCAAATGGTCGGCGCTGGCACGCTCATCAAGCCGCTGCTCGGACTGCCGCACTACGCGGGCGTGATTTCGGTCGGCGTCGTGGTGGTGATGATCGTGGTCACGGCGGGCATGGTCTCGACCACCTGGGTGCAGTTCATCAAGGGTGGCCTGCTCGTTGTCTTCTGCACAATGCTGACAGTGATGATTTTGCAGCGCGGGTTGACGACCGAAGTCAAGCATCTGGGCAAGCCCCAGCAGGACTTCTTCCGCAGCCTGTCATTCGACGATTTCGAAAAAGCAACTGGTGCTGAATTCAAACTGTTGCCACGCACGGGGGACTGGGCCGGCGACGCCGCAAAGAACTTCTTTCTTGTCGAAAATCCTGATGGTCGCGTCCGCGTCTGGCACAAATCGAAGGGGCTGAATTCTGAACAAGTTCGCGAAGTGCAATCGGCCCAGACCATCAACGGTAAGTTTTTCGTAAACGGAGTGATGCGCGAAAAAGGAAAGCCCGAGACCGACTTCATTCCCGTGGGTCGAGTTGTCAGTTTGCCCTCCGGTGCGAAACCAGGCGCCCCGTTGGGTCCGCTCCAGTACCTCTCCACTTTTCAGCAAAGTGAAATTGAAACCTGGTCGACGCTCAAGTTAAAGGATGGAGACGGCTTCGAAACAGCCATTTATTATCCCACCGTGAAAACCGGCAACGACCTGATGTTGCCCGGCGCGAGTCCCACCTTCAAAGGCGTTCGCAGTCCTTATCTGGTCGATAAATTAAACTTCTATTCGCTGATGCTCGCGCTCTTTTGCGGTACCGCCTCGCTGCCGCACATCTTGATTCGCTACTACACGGTGAAAGACGAATCAGCTGCCCGCAAGAGTACGGTGGTCGGCATTGGCAGCATCGGTTTCTTCTACATCCTCACGCTCTATCTGGGCCTGGGGGCAATGACCAGCGGGGTGCTCGATCCCACGAACACCAACATGGCGGCACCGCTACTGGCCAAGCACTTTGGCGAGTTGTCGTTTGCGATCATCTCGGCAATTGCCTTCACCACGGTGCTCGGCACGGTCAGCGGGCTGATTCTCGCGGCCAGCGGAGCTGTTGCTCACGACCTGCTGGAGAACTTCTTTGGCGTGAAGATGACCGATCACGAAAAAGTGCGGGCCGGCAAACTGGCAGCAGTGGTCGTCGGCGCGATCGCGATGGTCCTCGGCATTCTGTTTGAGAACTTCAACGTTACGTTCCTCGTGGGTTGGGCCTTCAACATCGCCGCGTCGGCCAACTTGCCCGCCCTCATCATGCTGTTGTTCTGGCAGCGCACCACTAAGCAGGGCATTACCGCCTCGATTCTGGTCGGCATGTTCAGTTCGCTGGCCTGGGTGCTCCTCAGCGGCGAGGCCTTCAAAGACCTCTACGGCCTGAAAGCTGAAAACGCTCTCGTCCCCTTCAGCCAGCCTGCACTGGTGACCGTCCCGCTTGGCTTTTTGGTGCTGATTGTCGTTTCGCTTCTCACCCCGCCACAGCTTGAAGACATGGGCGAGAAGGCCCGCAAAGCTGCGGCACAATAG
- a CDS encoding DUF485 domain-containing protein, producing MNKSSPEPKIPADIDAVRSYNAHMGLWLFAFYLIAYVGFVVLAATSPEIMGRPAWGGVNVAILYGFGLILGAFVVSIVYMLLCRTPRSTS from the coding sequence ATGAATAAATCCTCTCCCGAGCCGAAAATCCCCGCCGACATCGATGCAGTCCGGTCTTACAACGCCCACATGGGGTTGTGGCTGTTCGCGTTTTACCTCATTGCTTACGTCGGGTTTGTGGTGCTGGCCGCCACCTCCCCCGAGATCATGGGCCGGCCTGCTTGGGGTGGTGTGAACGTCGCCATTCTTTACGGCTTTGGGCTGATTCTCGGGGCGTTCGTCGTCTCGATTGTCTACATGCTTCTCTGCCGCACGCCCCGCAGCACTTCGTAG
- a CDS encoding prenyltransferase/squalene oxidase repeat-containing protein, which translates to MNDSRRQFLAAASSLLGAGFASQFSAPQLLAQQPPFDIERLAAQLIKPSTQQAIDRALAWLGRRQNDDGSFGGSGYSRNVAVVSLAGMAFLAAGNTPGRGEYGGNLNRCISYVLSAADESGFISIPATASHGPMYDHGFATLFLAEVYGMTPDSDVREKLHRAVRLIVTTQNNEGGWRYQPKPLEADISVTICQVMALRAARNAGLFVPNETIDRCIDYVKRSQNADGGFMYMLSGGPSKFPRSAAGIVALYSAGIYEGDEIRKGLEYISQQIPRPEDFSRDTHAMYGHYYATQAMWQAGGEHWQKWYPAIHDVLLKAQQADGSWMDLICAEYGTAMACIILQMPNNYLPIFQR; encoded by the coding sequence ATGAATGATTCTCGCCGCCAATTTCTCGCCGCCGCCAGCAGCTTGCTCGGTGCCGGTTTTGCGAGCCAGTTCTCTGCGCCGCAGTTGCTGGCTCAACAGCCCCCCTTCGATATCGAACGTCTCGCTGCCCAACTCATCAAGCCTTCCACCCAGCAAGCCATTGACCGCGCACTGGCCTGGCTCGGTCGCCGGCAGAATGACGATGGCTCGTTCGGCGGTTCGGGTTACAGCCGCAACGTCGCGGTGGTCAGCCTGGCCGGCATGGCATTTCTGGCCGCGGGGAACACGCCAGGTCGCGGTGAATATGGCGGCAATCTGAATCGCTGCATCAGTTATGTCCTGAGTGCGGCCGACGAGAGTGGCTTCATTTCCATTCCCGCGACCGCCTCGCATGGGCCGATGTACGACCACGGCTTTGCGACGCTCTTCCTGGCCGAAGTCTACGGCATGACACCTGACTCTGACGTGCGCGAGAAGCTACATCGCGCCGTGCGCTTGATCGTCACCACGCAAAACAACGAAGGGGGCTGGCGCTATCAGCCCAAGCCGCTCGAAGCGGATATCTCGGTCACCATCTGCCAGGTGATGGCACTGCGTGCCGCGCGGAATGCCGGCCTGTTTGTGCCCAACGAGACCATCGACCGCTGCATCGACTATGTGAAGCGAAGCCAGAATGCAGATGGCGGTTTCATGTACATGCTCTCGGGCGGGCCGAGCAAGTTCCCGCGCTCGGCGGCAGGCATTGTCGCGCTCTATAGCGCGGGCATCTACGAAGGGGACGAGATTCGCAAAGGGCTCGAGTATATCTCGCAGCAGATTCCGCGGCCCGAGGACTTCAGTCGCGATACGCACGCCATGTATGGCCACTACTACGCGACCCAGGCCATGTGGCAAGCAGGGGGCGAACATTGGCAGAAGTGGTATCCGGCCATTCACGATGTCTTGCTGAAAGCGCAACAGGCCGATGGATCGTGGATGGATCTGATCTGTGCCGAATACGGCACGGCCATGGCATGCATCATTTTGCAGATGCCAAATAACTATCTGCCGATCTTCCAGCGCTGA
- a CDS encoding NPCBM/NEW2 domain-containing protein: MLAALLLTARVLFAQPVVVPLAVPIEGAPFAATLAGLDSQQNLKWKVGNKLRVMPAAELIRWGSWRDVETGPQILLATGGVLRADVLKLEANQLIIGDAADLGGLLWDESSLPIEAVAGILWQPPADTLTRDRLRAKLLQLPPGDDQLLLIGGETLSGTLLEVPLAGRFVDNTRPIALLGEVFQLQTPRAEKPLIVAANKVLAIRLGAATVSQPGARQAFARIGFRDGSLVVAKSIVTRGESTHVQLPGGGQLVANNAFGDGTADWFWQQVSLLQPLSERVEYVSDLQPLGYKHLPFLSGQWQYGTDQNVLGGQLRTRDQVFAKGLGMFPASRLAYALEGKYRRLQGSLAIDAHARLKGSVVLRVLLENDQGVWSAGYESPVIRGEEAPVEFSLDVRQAQRMALLVDFAERGDECDYANWLDLRLIK; this comes from the coding sequence ATGTTGGCGGCACTTTTACTGACTGCCCGCGTTCTGTTCGCGCAGCCGGTGGTCGTTCCCTTGGCAGTTCCCATTGAGGGGGCCCCCTTTGCTGCCACGCTGGCGGGGCTCGACTCGCAGCAGAACTTGAAGTGGAAAGTCGGTAACAAACTGCGGGTCATGCCTGCGGCCGAACTGATCCGCTGGGGGAGTTGGCGCGATGTCGAAACGGGTCCGCAAATTCTGCTGGCAACCGGCGGAGTACTGCGGGCCGACGTGCTGAAGCTAGAGGCCAACCAGTTGATCATTGGCGATGCGGCCGATCTCGGCGGCCTGCTATGGGACGAGTCATCACTGCCCATAGAAGCCGTCGCCGGTATTCTCTGGCAGCCGCCGGCCGATACTCTCACCCGCGATCGATTGCGGGCGAAGCTGCTGCAACTCCCGCCGGGTGACGATCAACTGCTGCTTATCGGCGGCGAAACGCTGAGTGGCACGCTCTTGGAAGTTCCGCTGGCGGGTCGCTTTGTCGATAACACCCGTCCCATCGCACTGCTGGGCGAAGTCTTTCAACTGCAAACTCCGCGCGCCGAGAAGCCACTGATCGTGGCTGCCAACAAAGTGCTCGCCATTCGCCTGGGCGCAGCAACCGTTTCGCAGCCGGGCGCCAGGCAAGCCTTCGCCCGCATCGGTTTTCGCGATGGCTCGTTGGTGGTTGCCAAGTCGATTGTGACGCGCGGCGAGAGCACTCACGTTCAGTTGCCGGGCGGGGGACAGCTCGTGGCCAACAATGCCTTTGGTGATGGCACTGCCGATTGGTTCTGGCAACAGGTTTCGCTGCTGCAACCGCTGAGTGAGCGCGTCGAATACGTTTCCGATCTGCAGCCGCTCGGTTACAAGCACTTGCCGTTTCTTTCAGGCCAATGGCAATATGGCACCGACCAGAACGTGCTCGGCGGGCAATTGCGCACGCGCGACCAGGTCTTCGCCAAAGGGCTTGGCATGTTTCCCGCTTCGCGATTGGCCTACGCGCTTGAGGGGAAATATCGGCGACTGCAAGGCTCGCTAGCCATTGATGCCCACGCCCGACTGAAGGGGAGCGTGGTGTTGCGCGTTCTGCTCGAAAACGACCAAGGAGTCTGGAGCGCGGGCTATGAAAGTCCGGTCATTCGGGGCGAGGAAGCACCGGTGGAGTTTTCGCTCGACGTGCGACAGGCACAGCGAATGGCCCTGCTGGTCGATTTCGCCGAGCGGGGGGATGAATGTGATTACGCCAACTGGCTCGATTTGCGGCTGATCAAATGA
- a CDS encoding YfaP family protein yields the protein MDSAQTATTAIPLTAPNLRASVAARRAARAALPAVLPPPLPSTNGMEPLPKVDGEVPRRFEPSESVESSTDWLHRNTSFAVSMVVHLLLLIGLALWGLNDTPKRGHVELSAAPTDAEPEPFVQMLAPAEPVADLDEILSQMSGDMTDLPDADKLALENFSTTADAPGSFDFSRDVIPNGQLMQELGGGVGNGEAGGGTGGLGAGLEIGNMLQFVERLQRAGAKSGDVQISLIWDNYNDLDLHVITPRNENIFFGHRRSRCKGELDVDMNAGAGTTREPVENVYWGKGKAPLGKFRVGVHHFRNHGDADPTPFELRIVVDGKTEIVTGEISAGSPRLIMYEFERKASDRILNQGPASQASPSPNDESPLLSRRRFSPANALENILKND from the coding sequence ATGGACTCGGCACAAACAGCAACCACAGCTATCCCACTCACCGCGCCGAACTTGCGCGCGAGTGTCGCGGCTCGTCGTGCTGCCCGCGCCGCGTTGCCCGCTGTGCTACCGCCACCGTTGCCATCGACCAACGGAATGGAGCCCCTTCCCAAAGTGGATGGAGAAGTTCCGCGTCGGTTCGAACCGTCAGAGTCCGTAGAATCTTCCACCGATTGGCTCCATCGCAACACTAGCTTTGCGGTCAGCATGGTCGTTCACTTACTCCTCTTGATCGGCCTCGCACTCTGGGGTTTGAACGATACACCCAAGCGCGGCCACGTCGAGTTGTCCGCTGCTCCCACCGATGCCGAGCCCGAACCATTCGTGCAAATGCTTGCTCCCGCGGAGCCGGTTGCCGATCTCGACGAGATCCTCTCGCAGATGTCGGGCGATATGACCGACCTGCCCGACGCCGATAAGCTGGCGCTCGAAAACTTTTCGACCACTGCCGATGCTCCCGGCTCGTTCGACTTCAGTCGCGATGTAATTCCCAACGGCCAACTGATGCAAGAGTTAGGTGGCGGCGTAGGGAATGGCGAAGCGGGCGGCGGAACCGGTGGTTTGGGTGCCGGCCTGGAGATCGGCAACATGCTGCAGTTTGTCGAGCGGTTACAACGTGCCGGTGCGAAGTCAGGCGACGTGCAAATCTCGCTGATCTGGGACAACTACAACGATCTCGATTTGCATGTGATTACACCCCGCAACGAAAACATTTTTTTCGGGCATCGGCGGTCGCGTTGCAAAGGCGAACTTGATGTCGATATGAACGCCGGTGCCGGCACCACGCGCGAACCGGTCGAAAACGTCTACTGGGGAAAGGGGAAAGCTCCACTCGGCAAGTTCCGAGTCGGGGTGCATCACTTCCGCAATCATGGCGATGCCGACCCCACGCCGTTCGAATTACGAATCGTCGTCGATGGCAAAACGGAAATCGTCACCGGTGAAATCTCGGCGGGTAGCCCACGCTTAATCATGTACGAGTTCGAACGAAAAGCCAGCGACCGAATATTGAACCAGGGACCGGCGAGCCAGGCTTCTCCTTCGCCCAACGATGAATCTCCACTCCTCAGCAGACGCCGATTCTCGCCAGCCAATGCGCTGGAAAACATCCTGAAAAACGATTGA
- a CDS encoding CBS domain-containing protein, translating into MLVREILAHKGHAVHTCHADDTLADVVACLMHHNCGSLVVMDGDEMVGIVTERDVLRSCAEARGPLDFVQVSERMTTEPITARLDDEAAGLMGVMTERRIRHLPVLEHGKLCGMVSIGDVVKAHHHELCQENHYLKSYILS; encoded by the coding sequence ATGCTCGTTCGTGAAATTCTGGCGCACAAGGGTCATGCTGTTCACACCTGTCACGCCGACGACACTCTAGCCGACGTCGTCGCTTGCCTGATGCACCATAACTGTGGCTCGCTGGTCGTAATGGACGGCGACGAGATGGTGGGAATCGTGACCGAGCGCGACGTTTTGCGCAGCTGTGCCGAAGCCCGCGGCCCGCTCGATTTCGTCCAGGTCAGCGAACGGATGACCACTGAACCCATCACTGCCCGCCTCGACGACGAAGCTGCCGGACTGATGGGCGTGATGACTGAGCGCCGCATTCGCCATCTCCCCGTGCTCGAACACGGCAAGCTCTGCGGCATGGTCTCCATCGGCGACGTAGTGAAAGCTCATCACCACGAACTGTGCCAGGAGAACCACTACCTCAAGAGTTACATCTTGAGCTAG
- a CDS encoding gamma-butyrobetaine hydroxylase-like domain-containing protein, giving the protein MSPQPAGLSLPSPDRLQIDWSDGMRRQYPIKQLREACPCATCREKHSQPAKPADLRSLKILTNEELQPLRIVKMQPLGNYAYNIAFSDGHDTGIFTLELLRELGEQVAS; this is encoded by the coding sequence ATGTCTCCTCAACCAGCTGGCCTCAGCCTCCCCTCCCCCGATCGCTTGCAGATCGATTGGAGCGACGGCATGCGTCGGCAGTATCCGATCAAGCAGTTGCGCGAAGCATGCCCGTGTGCCACCTGTCGCGAGAAACACTCTCAGCCCGCGAAGCCAGCCGACCTCCGTTCGTTAAAAATTTTGACGAACGAGGAACTGCAGCCGCTGCGCATTGTCAAAATGCAGCCGCTGGGCAATTACGCCTACAACATCGCCTTCAGCGACGGTCACGATACCGGCATCTTCACGCTGGAACTGCTTCGCGAACTGGGCGAGCAAGTGGCCAGCTAA
- a CDS encoding transglutaminase family protein, translating to MPAPLRRSWSVQQTPLVIACLLLGTFALGEDKGNNKKTVEEIAKSARQSIVVVSISGRDGGQQGLGTGFVVDAGGLIATNLHVIGEARPISVQTADGKNLRVTAIHATDRNRDLAILRVAEKDLPALPLGDADKLAQGEAIVVLGNPHGLKHSVVAGVVSGTRDVEDRKLIQLAVPVEPGNSGGPVLDMLGRVQGVMTMKSAVTDNLGFAVSVNDLRPLLEKPNPVPIERWLTIGTLDAKEWTTLFGSTWQQRGGRLLVSGLGQGFGGRSLCLSNAAVPELPYELAVSVLMEDEAGAAGLVFQADGGDKHYGFYPSNGKLRLSRFEGSDVFSWRVLLEKPVAAYRAGEWNRLKVRIEKDKFLCYVNDELVVESTDSAFTKGQVGLAKFRQTVAQFRRFEVGKEVSAAKTDNNLVDSLTTTIESLPDLKDIRPEQLAKLETEATLSSELLRQRARELDERATELRRLAGDVRAASVCQRLAKIAAPEVKQVDLLRAALLIATLDEEDIEVEAYVRQLDRLASEVKSSLAKEHKDKPISDAAKLAAMNKLLFDELGFHGSRSDYYNAANSYLNRVLDDREGLPITLSLVYLELARRLDVNVVGVGLPGHFVVRHEPAKGDAQLIDVFDGGKALSQEEAGQLVQDNTGEPIQPEHLRTVSERQILLRMLQNLLSVAQQKKDREAMLRYLQAIITLDPVSARERGLRAMLRFESGRKQGAIADLDWFFEHKPEGIDLEQIEKMQQFFRENKPERIVP from the coding sequence ATGCCCGCACCACTGCGCCGCTCATGGTCCGTCCAGCAGACCCCACTTGTCATCGCGTGCCTGCTCTTGGGTACGTTCGCGCTGGGTGAAGACAAAGGGAACAACAAAAAGACCGTTGAAGAAATCGCTAAGAGCGCGCGGCAATCGATCGTCGTCGTTTCGATTTCCGGACGCGACGGTGGCCAGCAAGGTCTCGGCACCGGCTTTGTCGTCGATGCCGGCGGGCTGATTGCCACGAACTTGCACGTGATTGGCGAAGCGCGACCGATCAGCGTGCAAACGGCCGATGGTAAGAACTTGCGGGTGACAGCCATTCACGCGACCGACCGCAATCGCGACCTGGCGATTCTGCGTGTCGCCGAAAAAGATCTTCCCGCACTGCCGCTGGGCGATGCCGACAAGCTTGCGCAAGGCGAAGCGATTGTCGTGCTCGGCAATCCCCACGGACTCAAGCACAGCGTGGTGGCGGGCGTCGTCTCCGGCACGCGCGATGTCGAAGATCGCAAGCTGATTCAACTCGCGGTTCCTGTCGAGCCCGGCAACAGCGGCGGCCCGGTGCTCGACATGCTCGGTCGCGTGCAGGGCGTGATGACGATGAAGTCGGCCGTCACCGACAACCTCGGTTTTGCGGTGAGTGTGAACGACCTGCGCCCGCTGCTCGAAAAACCCAATCCGGTTCCCATTGAGCGCTGGCTGACGATCGGCACGCTCGATGCCAAAGAGTGGACCACGCTGTTCGGCAGTACCTGGCAACAACGGGGTGGCCGCTTGCTCGTCTCCGGCCTCGGGCAAGGTTTTGGTGGCCGCTCGCTCTGCTTGTCGAATGCGGCGGTCCCCGAGTTGCCGTACGAATTGGCAGTGAGCGTGCTGATGGAAGACGAAGCCGGCGCTGCTGGCCTGGTGTTTCAAGCCGATGGCGGCGATAAGCATTACGGCTTTTATCCCAGCAACGGCAAGCTGCGACTCAGCCGCTTCGAAGGCTCCGATGTCTTCAGTTGGCGAGTGCTGCTCGAAAAGCCGGTCGCCGCTTATCGCGCGGGGGAGTGGAATCGGCTCAAGGTACGGATCGAGAAAGATAAGTTTCTCTGCTACGTCAACGACGAACTGGTGGTGGAGTCGACCGATAGCGCGTTCACCAAAGGCCAGGTCGGCCTCGCCAAGTTTCGGCAAACGGTGGCGCAGTTTCGCCGTTTCGAAGTTGGCAAAGAAGTCTCCGCGGCCAAGACCGACAACAACTTGGTCGATTCACTGACGACGACCATCGAATCCCTGCCGGACCTGAAGGACATTCGCCCCGAGCAACTTGCCAAGCTTGAAACCGAAGCCACGCTCAGCAGCGAGCTGTTGCGCCAACGGGCCCGCGAACTGGACGAGCGAGCAACGGAACTGCGCCGGTTGGCCGGTGATGTGCGTGCCGCGAGCGTGTGCCAGCGACTGGCAAAAATCGCTGCCCCCGAGGTGAAGCAAGTCGATCTGCTGCGGGCAGCGCTCCTGATTGCCACGCTCGATGAAGAAGATATCGAAGTCGAAGCTTACGTCCGCCAACTCGATCGATTGGCCAGCGAAGTCAAGTCTTCACTCGCCAAAGAGCACAAGGACAAGCCCATCAGCGATGCTGCCAAGCTCGCGGCGATGAACAAGTTGCTGTTCGACGAACTGGGATTTCACGGCAGTCGCAGCGACTACTACAACGCAGCCAACAGCTACCTGAATCGGGTGCTCGACGATCGCGAAGGGCTGCCGATCACGCTGTCGCTCGTCTATCTGGAACTGGCCCGTCGGCTCGATGTGAACGTTGTCGGCGTCGGCCTGCCGGGGCATTTCGTCGTGCGTCACGAACCGGCCAAAGGAGACGCGCAATTGATCGATGTGTTCGATGGCGGCAAGGCGCTATCGCAAGAAGAAGCTGGCCAGCTGGTGCAGGACAACACGGGCGAACCGATCCAGCCCGAGCATTTGCGCACCGTGAGCGAGCGGCAAATCCTGCTGCGGATGTTGCAGAACTTGCTCAGTGTCGCCCAGCAGAAAAAAGATCGCGAGGCGATGCTCCGCTATCTGCAAGCAATTATCACGCTCGATCCTGTCTCTGCGCGCGAGCGCGGCCTACGGGCCATGCTTCGCTTCGAGAGTGGGCGCAAGCAGGGGGCCATCGCCGATCTCGATTGGTTCTTCGAGCACAAGCCCGAAGGGATCGACCTTGAGCAGATCGAGAAAATGCAGCAGTTCTTTCGCGAGAACAAGCCCGAGCGAATTGTGCCGTAG
- a CDS encoding cold-shock protein, with the protein MKTRRRDILDVWLHTSFGRHLGSMNYGIIHHVVFEKGFGFIRPDRGPDIFFPAVAVQDGRFDFIQPEQPVKYELERVSIEDREARKTPSRGPRATIVVLIDKIPGGELPPLPDTMRAKHHPKSKGRKATWKRKIEVGQEMPKPLPEIRPIEPLPGELPTDDVSAADTLPATPPTE; encoded by the coding sequence ATGAAGACGCGCCGTCGCGATATTCTGGATGTTTGGCTACACACCTCGTTTGGCAGACATTTGGGCTCGATGAATTACGGCATTATCCATCACGTGGTATTTGAAAAGGGTTTCGGCTTCATTCGGCCGGATCGCGGGCCCGATATCTTCTTTCCTGCAGTGGCTGTGCAAGACGGGCGGTTCGACTTTATCCAGCCCGAACAGCCGGTAAAGTACGAACTCGAACGAGTCTCGATCGAAGATCGCGAAGCGCGTAAGACCCCTTCGCGCGGTCCTAGGGCCACGATCGTCGTCTTGATCGACAAGATCCCCGGCGGCGAATTGCCCCCGCTGCCCGATACCATGCGCGCCAAACATCATCCCAAGTCGAAGGGGCGCAAAGCGACTTGGAAGCGGAAGATCGAAGTCGGGCAGGAAATGCCCAAGCCCTTGCCCGAGATTCGCCCGATTGAACCGTTGCCGGGCGAATTGCCCACGGATGACGTCTCGGCTGCGGATACATTGCCCGCAACTCCACCCACCGAGTAA
- a CDS encoding DUF4190 domain-containing protein: MSTSAVISNVSTEQTAANAANSAKPNSPALSPLYGDEAEMMPYRALSRSAVVSVVLAVVSLLGYLFEPMLVVALAGLVMGLIALQAIRRYPLEYTGRGVALFGAVLSGLIFVSGAAMHTYIYFTELPEDHIRLSFSKLQPDYINEPERAFPASALELNGKKVFVKGYTHKFIAQMGKVDHFILVPDLGECCFGDKQTKPTHMIEVKVTDPRYKVKYALRRLKLAGEFTASEVPDQSLGVGTVYYHLKANKIE, encoded by the coding sequence ATGAGTACGAGTGCCGTGATTTCGAACGTATCGACTGAACAGACAGCTGCGAATGCAGCAAATTCAGCCAAGCCGAATTCCCCAGCGCTTTCGCCTCTCTATGGCGACGAAGCCGAGATGATGCCCTACCGCGCGCTCAGTCGCAGCGCTGTGGTGTCGGTTGTCTTGGCAGTCGTATCGCTCTTGGGCTACTTGTTCGAACCCATGCTGGTGGTTGCCTTGGCCGGCTTAGTGATGGGCTTGATCGCCTTGCAGGCGATTCGCCGCTATCCGCTGGAATACACGGGGCGCGGCGTGGCACTCTTTGGCGCGGTGCTCAGCGGATTGATCTTCGTCTCCGGCGCGGCGATGCACACTTACATCTACTTCACCGAACTTCCCGAAGATCACATCCGCCTCAGCTTTAGCAAACTTCAGCCCGATTACATCAACGAGCCTGAACGCGCTTTTCCGGCCAGTGCGCTGGAATTGAACGGCAAGAAAGTCTTCGTCAAAGGCTACACGCACAAGTTCATCGCCCAGATGGGTAAGGTCGATCATTTCATCCTGGTGCCGGACCTGGGAGAATGCTGCTTCGGCGATAAGCAGACCAAGCCGACGCACATGATCGAAGTGAAAGTGACCGATCCGCGCTACAAAGTGAAGTACGCACTACGCCGCTTGAAGCTGGCAGGCGAGTTCACTGCCTCGGAGGTGCCCGACCAGAGTTTGGGTGTGGGGACCGTCTATTACCACCTGAAGGCCAACAAGATCGAGTAG